From Fusobacterium sp. JB019:
TATAGATACAGCCATGAGAAAAGCAAATAAAAAATTTCAAGGAAGATTTAACTATATAGAAGATAATTATAACATAAAAGAATTGGATTTAAATAAGATGGAAAAATTATGGAAAGAATCAAAAAAAATAAAATAGATATTGACTTATTACAAAAATAAGGTATACATAATATAAGGAGATGAAATGAGATTAGATAAATTTTTAAAAACTAGTAGAATTATAAAGAGAAGACCGGTAGCTAAAATGGTTGTTGATAGTGGAAAAGCTATAATAAATGGAAAAGTAGCTAAATCAGGAACACAAGTAAAAGAAAATGATATTTTAGAAATAGAATATTATGATAAGTTTTTTAAATTTAAAATCTTAGAAGTTCCTTCAGGAAATGTAACGAAGGATAAAAGTGGAGATTTAGTTAAAGTTTTAGAGGTAAAAGATTTGAAAATAGAAAATGAGGAAAATTAAATGAGAAAATCTATTTATAGCAATGCAAAAATAAATATAGGATTAAATATTTTAGCAAAAAAATTTAATGGGTATCATAAATTAGACATGTTGATGGTCCCAATTTCTCTTGCAGATAAATTAGAAATAAATTTTAAAAATATAAAGGGAAATTTGAAGATAAATTGTGATAATAAGAATATTCCTACGGATGAAAAAAATATAATTTATAAAATATATAATAAATTTTATGAAGTAACACAATTAGAAAAAGAAGAAGTGGAAATTTATTTGTATAAAAGAATTCCTAGTCAAGCAGGATTAGGAGGAGGAAGTTCAAATGGAGCTTTTTTCTTAAAGGAATTAAATAAATATTATAAGAATATTTTATCTGAGCAAAATATGATAGATATTTCAAAAGAAATAGGTGCAGATATTCCATTTTTTATTAAAAATTTGCCTTGTCGAGTTGAAGGAATTGGAGAAAAATTAACAGAGATAAAAAATAACCTTGAATATAAAATATTATTAATTAAACCTGATTTTGGAATTTCAACTAAAAGAGCTTATTATTTATCGGATAAATTAACGGATAAAAAAGAAGCCAATATTGAAATTTTAATAAAATCATTAAAAGATAATAATCTTATAAATCTAAATCTAAATAATAAAAATATATTGGAACAATCATTATTAACAGAAGATGAAAACATTATAAACTTTAGAAAAAAATTAGATATGCTAAAAAATTATAATTTTTTTATGTCTGGTAGTGGTAGTTGTTATTATTCTTTGCTTCCAAAGGAAGAAAGTATATGTATTGAAGAACTAAAAAAGAAAGTAGGAGATTGTGATATATATATATGCAATTTTTTATAATAGTTAATATTACATAAAAAAGGATGGTGCATTGAAATGAAAATTACAGATGTAAGATTAAGAATAGTTAAGGGAGAAAGTGATGCTAAATTAAAAGCTTATGCTGATTTAACATTTGATGAAAGTTTTGTTATTCATGGATTGAAAATTATTGATGGTCAGAAAGGAATGTTTGTGGCAATGCCTTCGAGAAAAATGCCAGATGGTGAGTATAAGGATGTAGCTCATCCTATAACTTTAGATTTAAGAAAAGAAATAACAGATTCTGTTATAGAAAAATATAAGGAAGTTAAAGAGTCAGAAGTTAATCAAGAAGTAGTAGAATAAAATAAAAAAAAGGTGCTTAAATTTTTTAAGTATCTTTTTTTTAAAATAGATTGACAAAAAAAAATAATTATGCTATCATAACTATTGTTGTTGGGATGTCGCCAAGCGGTAAGGCAACGGACTTTGACTCCGTTATGCGTTGGTTCGAATCCAGCCATCCC
This genomic window contains:
- a CDS encoding S4 domain-containing protein encodes the protein MRLDKFLKTSRIIKRRPVAKMVVDSGKAIINGKVAKSGTQVKENDILEIEYYDKFFKFKILEVPSGNVTKDKSGDLVKVLEVKDLKIENEEN
- the spoVG gene encoding septation regulator SpoVG, which gives rise to MKITDVRLRIVKGESDAKLKAYADLTFDESFVIHGLKIIDGQKGMFVAMPSRKMPDGEYKDVAHPITLDLRKEITDSVIEKYKEVKESEVNQEVVE
- the ispE gene encoding 4-(cytidine 5'-diphospho)-2-C-methyl-D-erythritol kinase, which codes for MRKSIYSNAKINIGLNILAKKFNGYHKLDMLMVPISLADKLEINFKNIKGNLKINCDNKNIPTDEKNIIYKIYNKFYEVTQLEKEEVEIYLYKRIPSQAGLGGGSSNGAFFLKELNKYYKNILSEQNMIDISKEIGADIPFFIKNLPCRVEGIGEKLTEIKNNLEYKILLIKPDFGISTKRAYYLSDKLTDKKEANIEILIKSLKDNNLINLNLNNKNILEQSLLTEDENIINFRKKLDMLKNYNFFMSGSGSCYYSLLPKEESICIEELKKKVGDCDIYICNFL